A DNA window from Micrococcales bacterium contains the following coding sequences:
- a CDS encoding ParA family protein, whose product MDAPVVAVLSLKGGVGKTTVTLGLASAAKHEGRRVLIVDLDPQANATAGLNLPEPASYSTSDVLYDGRSGVAVDAITSTGWGEGVDVIAAERALEHRAVPSGADPVRRLQRALRGVISRYDLVLVDCPPSLGELTRNALFAATQAVVVTEPSYFAVQGAQQAVEAVQVAGQEGNPRLSVVAIVPNRTRAVLSEHRFRLEELRETFGATVTEPIPERTAIQQAQGAGVPIHAWKSVGARSAARTFDELLGRVADMSSRDIADELAREGR is encoded by the coding sequence ATGGATGCCCCCGTCGTCGCTGTGCTCAGCCTCAAGGGCGGCGTCGGCAAGACGACAGTCACGCTGGGCCTGGCCAGTGCTGCCAAACATGAGGGTCGCCGGGTGCTCATCGTCGACCTCGACCCGCAGGCCAACGCCACCGCGGGGCTGAACCTGCCGGAACCCGCCTCTTACTCGACCTCCGACGTGCTCTACGACGGCCGCTCCGGGGTGGCCGTGGATGCCATCACCAGCACCGGTTGGGGGGAGGGGGTGGACGTCATCGCCGCCGAGCGGGCGTTGGAGCACCGCGCAGTGCCATCGGGGGCTGATCCGGTCCGCCGTCTGCAGAGGGCATTGCGCGGCGTCATCTCGCGCTACGACCTTGTGCTCGTGGACTGCCCTCCGTCCCTGGGAGAACTGACCCGCAACGCGCTGTTCGCGGCCACCCAGGCCGTGGTGGTCACGGAGCCCTCCTACTTCGCGGTGCAAGGCGCCCAGCAGGCTGTCGAAGCCGTGCAGGTCGCGGGGCAGGAGGGGAACCCCCGCTTGTCGGTGGTGGCCATCGTCCCCAACCGCACCCGCGCGGTGCTCTCGGAACACCGGTTCCGGCTCGAGGAGCTGCGCGAGACGTTCGGGGCCACGGTGACCGAACCCATCCCGGAGCGGACCGCTATCCAGCAGGCGCAGGGTGCCGGTGTGCCCATCCATGCCTGGAAGTCCGTGGGCGCGCGATCAGCCGCCCGCACCTTCGACGAACTGCTCGGCCGGGTCGCCGACATGAGCAGCCGCGACATCGCCGACGAACTCGCCCGGGAGGGACGATGA
- a CDS encoding deoxyribodipyrimidine photo-lyase: MPAIHWFRRDLRAGDNPALEAAGPDAVGVFIHDPRLAGTGEVRRHYLDEALAELGEHRRLLVLRGDPATVLQQVAGEVGATQVFCTDDTTPFARRRDDAVASALAGYGITLRRVDTPYAVPPGELRNGSGNPYRVFTPFYKAWIARGWAAPSSPSPDTRALRRWREFREAGLPPYKARRDQPALQATSRLSAALHFGQIHPRTMLAEIPAVATDPFARQLAWREFYADVLWHQPHAVWSSLDARFDSDMAYDRDDDLFTAWTQGRTGYPFVDAGMRQLLAEGWMHNRLRMVTASFLIKDLHQPWQKGAAWFMAHLVDADVANNQLGWQWVAGCGTDAAPYFRIFNPTTQGRRFDPDGVYIRRYVSELADVADPHEPGVLAVDYPAPVVDHARARDEALTRFQALPSRS, from the coding sequence ATGCCCGCGATCCACTGGTTCCGGCGAGATCTGCGGGCAGGCGACAACCCTGCTCTGGAGGCCGCTGGGCCGGATGCCGTCGGGGTGTTCATACACGATCCGCGACTGGCCGGGACCGGTGAGGTGCGTCGGCACTACCTGGATGAGGCCTTGGCGGAACTGGGTGAGCACCGCCGGTTGCTGGTGCTCCGTGGTGACCCGGCAACGGTCCTTCAGCAAGTTGCGGGTGAGGTCGGCGCGACGCAGGTCTTCTGTACCGACGACACCACCCCGTTCGCCCGCCGCCGCGATGATGCGGTTGCCTCCGCGCTGGCCGGCTACGGCATCACGCTGCGCCGCGTGGACACTCCATACGCTGTACCTCCGGGGGAACTGCGCAACGGGTCCGGCAACCCTTACCGGGTGTTCACGCCGTTCTACAAAGCGTGGATTGCGCGCGGCTGGGCCGCACCGTCGTCCCCGTCACCGGACACCCGGGCGCTGCGGCGGTGGCGGGAGTTCCGGGAGGCGGGTCTGCCCCCCTACAAAGCACGCCGCGACCAGCCTGCGTTGCAGGCGACCAGTCGGCTGTCCGCGGCGCTGCACTTCGGGCAGATCCACCCCCGCACGATGCTGGCCGAGATCCCTGCCGTGGCGACCGACCCGTTCGCCCGGCAACTGGCATGGCGGGAGTTCTACGCCGACGTGTTGTGGCACCAACCGCACGCGGTCTGGTCCAGCCTCGACGCCCGCTTCGACTCCGACATGGCCTACGACCGTGACGACGATCTGTTCACGGCGTGGACGCAGGGCCGCACCGGCTACCCGTTCGTCGACGCGGGCATGCGGCAACTGCTGGCCGAGGGGTGGATGCACAACCGCCTTCGCATGGTGACCGCCAGCTTCCTCATCAAGGACCTGCATCAGCCCTGGCAGAAGGGTGCGGCGTGGTTCATGGCGCACCTCGTCGATGCGGACGTGGCCAACAACCAACTCGGCTGGCAGTGGGTGGCCGGCTGCGGCACCGACGCCGCGCCGTACTTCCGCATCTTCAACCCCACCACGCAGGGCAGGCGTTTCGACCCTGACGGCGTGTACATCCGCCGCTACGTGTCTGAACTCGCCGATGTCGCGGACCCGCACGAGCCGGGGGTGCTCGCAGTCGACTACCCGGCGCCGGTCGTCGACCACGCCCGTGCGCGCGATGAGGCGCTGACACGCTTCCAGGCGCTGCCCAGCCGCTCCTGA
- a CDS encoding metal-dependent transcriptional regulator yields MSGELIDTTEMYLRTVFELEEEGTVALRARIAERLGQSGPTVSQTVARMERDGLVVVSGDRHLELTPSGRAYAVSVMRKHRLAECLLVNVIGLPWEDVHPEACRWEHVMSEAVEKRIWELLDHPTTSPYGNPIPGLSELGADRETDRRPAPSLSEVAAGLDDAPVRVLVRRIDEPLQTEHEVMSALRRAGATPGATVKVSRSPGGLLIGSGGEYAEVTLGVAEHIVVEPV; encoded by the coding sequence GTGAGCGGCGAGTTGATCGATACCACAGAGATGTATCTGCGCACCGTCTTCGAACTCGAGGAGGAGGGGACCGTCGCCTTGCGTGCGCGCATCGCGGAGCGGCTCGGGCAATCCGGGCCCACGGTGTCCCAGACAGTGGCCCGCATGGAACGCGACGGGCTGGTCGTGGTGTCCGGGGACCGCCATCTCGAGCTGACGCCATCCGGTCGCGCATACGCCGTGTCCGTCATGCGCAAACACCGCCTCGCCGAATGCCTGCTCGTCAACGTCATCGGCCTGCCTTGGGAGGACGTGCATCCGGAGGCCTGCCGCTGGGAGCACGTGATGAGTGAGGCCGTGGAGAAGCGGATCTGGGAACTCCTGGACCACCCGACGACCTCTCCGTACGGGAATCCCATCCCGGGGCTGTCCGAACTCGGGGCCGACAGGGAGACCGACCGCCGCCCGGCGCCGTCACTCAGCGAGGTCGCAGCCGGTCTCGACGATGCGCCGGTGCGAGTGCTCGTGCGGCGGATCGACGAGCCCCTGCAGACCGAGCACGAGGTCATGTCGGCACTGCGCCGCGCCGGCGCGACTCCCGGTGCCACGGTGAAGGTGAGCCGGTCGCCGGGTGGCCTGCTCATCGGCAGCGGCGGCGAGTACGCCGAGGTGACGCTGGGAGTGGCCGAGCACATCGTCGTCGAACCCGTCTGA
- a CDS encoding peptidoglycan-binding protein, producing the protein MRRTVISGVAVCTLLAPAAPAFADPAPILTSGMEHPAVARVQKLLGISPQTGYFGPITLQAVTTYQRAHGIPTTGVVGPLTWASLTKDKKAQRTKAKKAKQQRKAAKRAASKKKSKKAASRTNAMTASTLQIGDRGAAVLFLQKELGVQPQTGYFGPITASFVKALQTAAKLPVTGIVDPRTWRKVGKVTFTPPAPAPAPPTDSTAALPAPSNATAAQVLKVAASQAGVPYVATGYSPSRASTAAVTRSGSTSRSASTSAGLTRSGSTTRAATSAPRRQSPATWCSSTTTPTTSSVTWASTRATA; encoded by the coding sequence ATGAGACGCACCGTGATCAGTGGCGTGGCGGTCTGCACGCTCCTGGCGCCGGCGGCCCCGGCGTTCGCGGACCCGGCGCCCATCCTCACCTCCGGCATGGAACACCCAGCGGTGGCCCGCGTGCAGAAACTGCTGGGCATCTCCCCCCAGACCGGATACTTCGGGCCCATCACCCTGCAGGCCGTGACAACCTACCAGCGGGCGCACGGCATCCCCACGACCGGTGTCGTCGGCCCGCTGACCTGGGCCTCTCTCACCAAGGACAAGAAGGCACAGCGCACCAAGGCCAAGAAGGCCAAGCAGCAGCGCAAGGCGGCCAAGCGCGCCGCGTCCAAGAAGAAGTCGAAGAAGGCGGCCTCGCGCACCAACGCCATGACCGCATCGACCTTGCAGATCGGCGACCGTGGCGCCGCCGTGCTGTTCCTGCAGAAGGAACTCGGGGTCCAGCCGCAGACCGGCTACTTCGGGCCCATCACCGCGTCGTTCGTGAAGGCATTGCAGACCGCCGCCAAACTGCCGGTCACCGGGATCGTCGATCCCAGGACATGGCGCAAGGTCGGCAAGGTGACTTTCACGCCGCCTGCCCCGGCCCCCGCCCCACCCACCGACTCCACGGCCGCTCTGCCAGCACCGTCCAACGCCACCGCCGCCCAGGTGTTGAAGGTGGCCGCGTCCCAGGCCGGCGTGCCGTACGTGGCCACCGGCTACTCCCCGAGCAGGGCTTCAACTGCAGCAGTTACACGCAGTGGGTCTACAAGCAGGTCGGCATCGACCTCGGCGGGGCTTACACGGTCTGGCAGTACGACAAGAGCCGCCACATCAGCGCCGCGGAGGCAAAGCCCGGCGACTTGGTGTTCTTCTACAACTACGCCAACAACTTCATCGGTCACGTGGGCATCTACGCGGGCAACGGCATGA
- a CDS encoding SDR family oxidoreductase: MAPSSPAALSVFAPGCLTGRSAIVTGGGSGIGRASAQLLADLGARVTVVGRKLEALQETSAHNPELISTATADLREPEQVDEMLTSVAACDFLLNNAGGQFVAQAQDITYKGFRAVTRLNLDAPWYLTTQVANRYFIPASYGKIVSITMTPHRGMPLMAHSSAARAGVESLTRNWAMEWGRFGIRAVAVAPGIVHTAAWERYGMSPEAIGSGLPAGRLQTADEVAAMVAFLFSPAGDYITGTTFTCDGGFDIAGPTLGG; encoded by the coding sequence ATGGCTCCCTCCTCCCCCGCCGCACTGTCCGTATTCGCCCCCGGTTGCCTCACTGGCCGCAGCGCCATCGTGACCGGCGGCGGCTCCGGGATCGGCCGGGCGAGTGCCCAACTGCTGGCGGACCTGGGGGCCCGCGTTACTGTGGTCGGCCGCAAACTCGAGGCACTGCAGGAGACGTCCGCCCACAACCCCGAACTCATCAGCACAGCCACCGCGGACCTGCGCGAACCCGAGCAGGTCGACGAGATGCTGACCTCCGTGGCGGCGTGCGACTTCCTGCTCAACAACGCCGGCGGGCAATTCGTCGCGCAGGCCCAGGACATCACCTACAAGGGGTTCCGCGCAGTCACCCGCCTGAACCTCGACGCCCCCTGGTACCTCACCACCCAGGTCGCCAACCGCTACTTCATCCCCGCCAGTTACGGCAAGATCGTGTCGATCACGATGACCCCCCACCGCGGGATGCCGCTGATGGCCCACTCCTCGGCGGCGCGGGCAGGTGTGGAGTCGCTCACCCGCAACTGGGCCATGGAGTGGGGACGGTTCGGCATCCGGGCCGTGGCAGTTGCTCCGGGGATCGTCCACACGGCTGCCTGGGAGCGCTACGGAATGTCGCCGGAAGCCATCGGCTCTGGTCTGCCGGCCGGGCGCCTGCAAACCGCCGACGAGGTCGCCGCCATGGTCGCCTTCCTCTTCTCGCCCGCCGGCGACTACATCACCGGGACCACCTTCACCTGTGACGGCGGGTTCGACATCGCCGGTCCGACGCTGGGTGGGTGA
- a CDS encoding peptidase has translation MHKDPVEVSPFHRRDLTLAGFLLHRRWPDTTLEWSHVLALAVRVAAVPGVLATTTVFRASENAPDVGHAPAVGVMASAGPVLGDDAPGPGSLARPRPPALFVLHPPAETRPSLPEADGAASGALWLPGIPELGLEHRAVWVEAEADGTVTRLVSAMDVDPWQDADLAVLATLVAA, from the coding sequence ATGCACAAGGATCCAGTCGAGGTGTCCCCTTTCCACCGCCGGGACCTCACCCTGGCGGGCTTCCTGCTGCATCGGCGATGGCCGGACACCACGCTGGAGTGGTCCCACGTGCTGGCCCTGGCCGTCCGGGTGGCGGCCGTGCCCGGCGTGCTCGCCACTACCACGGTGTTCCGGGCCAGCGAGAATGCCCCGGATGTGGGGCACGCGCCGGCGGTGGGTGTCATGGCCAGCGCCGGCCCCGTCCTGGGTGACGACGCCCCCGGACCGGGATCCTTGGCCCGACCTCGGCCGCCTGCCCTGTTCGTGCTGCATCCCCCGGCGGAGACCCGCCCGTCGCTGCCCGAGGCCGACGGGGCCGCATCGGGCGCACTGTGGCTGCCGGGAATCCCCGAGTTGGGCCTTGAGCACCGGGCGGTCTGGGTGGAGGCCGAAGCCGACGGCACCGTCACCCGACTGGTCAGCGCCATGGATGTCGACCCCTGGCAGGACGCCGACCTCGCCGTGCTGGCCACCCTGGTCGCTGCATGA
- a CDS encoding aldose 1-epimerase, which produces MNILTITQGTTTARVAPDLGFNCFSLVVDGFDVLHQAPDLFPAGSPTRSGTPILFPWPNRIADATFSWAGRDYALPRNEAATGASLHGFACHHRWQVLTAAADRVTGEFLLSRDAPGANWPADGRLRVTYAVEPGALIVSSEVHAPDDDLPFGLGFHPYLRVPGPFEQWKLQCDAALTWPLQDMIPTGEVVAVPPRLDFRTARGIGADHLDDVLTGLSPADGISRRAWLSSAARSVTISSDPAFRDYVLYTTPARDAVAVEPYTCPTDAVHLDQRGIDAGWHVLPAGRTRVFTWRLDVT; this is translated from the coding sequence ATGAACATCCTCACCATCACGCAGGGGACGACCACCGCCCGGGTGGCACCCGACCTGGGGTTCAACTGTTTCTCCCTGGTGGTGGACGGCTTCGACGTTCTGCACCAGGCACCCGACCTGTTCCCCGCCGGCAGCCCCACCCGCAGCGGGACACCGATCCTGTTCCCCTGGCCCAATCGCATAGCGGACGCGACGTTCTCCTGGGCAGGCCGTGACTACGCGCTGCCCCGCAACGAGGCAGCCACCGGCGCCAGCCTGCACGGCTTCGCATGCCACCACCGGTGGCAGGTGCTGACCGCCGCAGCCGACCGCGTCACTGGCGAGTTCCTGCTGTCCAGAGACGCCCCCGGTGCCAATTGGCCCGCGGACGGCCGGTTGCGCGTCACTTACGCGGTGGAGCCAGGGGCACTGATCGTGAGCAGCGAGGTGCACGCCCCGGACGACGACCTTCCGTTCGGCCTCGGCTTCCACCCGTACCTGCGCGTCCCGGGTCCCTTCGAGCAGTGGAAGCTGCAGTGCGACGCCGCCCTGACGTGGCCGCTGCAGGACATGATCCCGACCGGTGAGGTCGTGGCCGTGCCGCCCCGCCTCGACTTCCGCACCGCTCGCGGAATCGGGGCCGATCACCTCGACGACGTTCTGACCGGCCTGTCACCGGCCGATGGGATATCCCGGCGTGCATGGCTGTCGTCCGCAGCCCGATCGGTGACCATCTCCAGCGATCCGGCCTTCCGCGACTACGTGCTGTACACCACCCCGGCGCGCGACGCGGTGGCCGTCGAGCCCTACACCTGCCCCACGGACGCGGTGCACCTGGATCAGCGCGGAATCGATGCCGGATGGCACGTGCTGCCGGCCGGGCGGACGCGGGTCTTCACCTGGCGCCTCGACGTGACCTGA
- a CDS encoding MMPL family transporter, with protein MRKPVVAIIAWFAVFLVIGVLGSRFGGDLKDSFELPGTESQVAQNLLAETSGASAASGATATLIWGVDSGTVEAAGVKQTVTPLMEKFADLPGVACVTSPYGDTYGDACPERQQQASAFPLPPEIQAKIDKATAAAIEATSPISDNRQVAYATIAFDSASDIPTQTASTIVDDVEAANGTDGVTIGASGQVLAFAGQEPPSGEAIGILVAIVILLVAFGSLVAAGLPIVSAIFGLGAGLSLVTFTANFFNVATFAPTLAAMIGLGVGIDYALFILNRFRQAVMAGHDPKDAAYESVNTAGRAVQFAGTTVIIALLGLFVLGIGFFNGLAIAASLTVAMVMLSAVWLLPGLLSLLGAKSLGIRMPWARKHKEWHPEGGRWAHYGHVLQRRPWLYTISAAVLVMVLAIPYFSIRLGFPDDGGQPVGSPARTAYDLQAAGFGPGSNGPFFLAVQLPYALDEDSLRSLIRDLNDTPGVARTIPNEAMVPVSVTSHQTIAAIQVIPESAPQDPATDELLQRLRTETIPRAEEGTTLRAYVGGSTAVTNDFTSVLSNALPVFLAVVVGLGFIALTILFRSVLVPLIGAVTSLLSLGPPSV; from the coding sequence GTGCGCAAACCCGTTGTCGCCATCATCGCCTGGTTCGCAGTGTTCCTGGTCATCGGAGTGCTGGGGTCTCGCTTCGGCGGGGACCTGAAGGATTCCTTCGAGCTGCCCGGCACCGAATCGCAGGTGGCGCAGAACCTGCTGGCGGAGACCAGCGGTGCTAGCGCCGCCTCCGGTGCCACCGCGACACTGATCTGGGGCGTGGACTCCGGAACTGTCGAGGCGGCCGGCGTCAAGCAGACCGTCACCCCGCTGATGGAGAAGTTCGCCGACCTCCCCGGGGTAGCCTGCGTGACGTCCCCGTACGGCGACACCTACGGGGACGCGTGCCCCGAGCGGCAGCAGCAGGCCAGCGCCTTCCCGCTGCCACCCGAGATCCAAGCCAAGATCGACAAGGCCACTGCTGCGGCCATCGAAGCCACCTCGCCGATCAGCGACAACCGTCAGGTCGCCTACGCCACGATCGCCTTCGACAGCGCCTCGGACATCCCAACACAGACCGCCTCCACGATCGTGGACGACGTCGAGGCGGCCAATGGCACCGACGGGGTGACCATCGGGGCCAGCGGACAGGTCCTCGCCTTCGCCGGCCAGGAACCCCCCAGCGGTGAGGCGATCGGCATCTTGGTCGCGATCGTCATCCTGCTGGTCGCCTTCGGGTCGCTCGTGGCTGCCGGCCTGCCGATCGTCAGCGCCATCTTCGGGCTGGGTGCGGGCCTGAGTCTGGTGACTTTCACGGCGAACTTCTTCAACGTTGCGACCTTCGCCCCCACCCTCGCGGCCATGATCGGGCTGGGCGTGGGTATCGACTATGCGCTGTTCATCCTCAACCGTTTCCGGCAGGCGGTCATGGCCGGGCACGACCCCAAGGACGCGGCGTACGAGTCCGTGAACACCGCCGGGCGCGCGGTGCAGTTCGCCGGTACGACCGTGATCATCGCCCTGCTGGGCTTGTTCGTGCTGGGCATCGGCTTCTTCAACGGCCTGGCCATCGCCGCCTCGCTGACTGTGGCCATGGTGATGCTCTCGGCAGTGTGGCTGCTGCCCGGGCTGCTCTCACTGCTGGGAGCGAAGTCACTGGGGATTCGCATGCCCTGGGCACGCAAGCACAAGGAATGGCACCCCGAGGGCGGCCGCTGGGCCCACTATGGCCACGTCCTTCAGCGCCGGCCCTGGCTGTACACGATCAGCGCCGCCGTGCTCGTCATGGTGCTGGCCATCCCCTACTTCAGCATCCGCCTCGGCTTCCCCGACGACGGCGGACAGCCGGTGGGCAGCCCCGCACGTACTGCGTACGACCTGCAGGCCGCCGGCTTCGGCCCGGGCAGCAACGGCCCGTTCTTCCTCGCCGTCCAGCTGCCGTACGCCCTGGATGAGGACTCACTGCGCTCATTGATCCGCGACCTGAACGACACCCCCGGGGTGGCCCGGACCATCCCCAACGAGGCCATGGTCCCGGTGTCGGTGACCTCCCACCAGACGATCGCCGCCATCCAGGTCATCCCGGAATCGGCGCCGCAGGATCCGGCCACCGACGAACTCCTGCAACGCCTGCGGACCGAGACCATCCCGCGGGCCGAAGAGGGCACAACCCTGCGCGCATACGTCGGCGGTTCGACGGCCGTGACCAATGACTTCACCTCGGTGCTGTCCAATGCGCTGCCGGTGTTCCTCGCTGTGGTCGTGGGCCTGGGATTCATCGCATTGACCATCCTGTTCCGGTCGGTGCTGGTCCCGCTGATCGGTGCGGTGACCAGCCTGCTGAGCCTGGGGCCGCCCTCGGTGTGA
- a CDS encoding MMPL family transporter yields MTTAVFQWGWGADLLGLTSTGPILPFLPIMVFAILFGLSMDYQVFLVSRMHEEWDHTKDDQLAVRRGLAGSGRVVAIAAAIMASVFLAFIPTPEDTIKLFGVGLATAILVDAFIIRLVLVPSLMSWIGPPTWWLPKWLGFLPEVHMEAEGADDEIVDDDPELVGAK; encoded by the coding sequence GTGACCACCGCGGTCTTCCAATGGGGCTGGGGGGCCGACCTGCTGGGCCTGACCTCGACCGGGCCGATCTTGCCCTTCCTGCCCATCATGGTGTTCGCGATCCTCTTCGGGTTGTCCATGGACTACCAGGTGTTCCTGGTCAGCCGCATGCACGAGGAGTGGGATCACACCAAAGACGACCAGTTGGCCGTGCGCCGCGGGTTGGCCGGGTCCGGCCGGGTGGTGGCCATCGCGGCCGCAATCATGGCCAGCGTCTTCCTCGCGTTCATCCCGACGCCCGAGGACACCATCAAACTCTTCGGCGTCGGTCTGGCCACCGCGATTCTGGTGGACGCCTTCATCATCCGCCTGGTCCTCGTGCCGTCCTTGATGAGCTGGATCGGGCCGCCCACCTGGTGGTTGCCGAAGTGGCTGGGCTTCCTGCCCGAGGTGCACATGGAGGCCGAGGGCGCGGACGACGAGATCGTTGACGACGACCCCGAGTTGGTCGGGGCGAAGTAG